The DNA window CGGGGGTTACTGCCTGGTTGGGCCAGCAGTTGATCGAACAGGCGGGCAACAGCGAAGTCCGATTATTAGTCGTGCTCATGCTGGGTACGGCGCTGCTTTCTGCCTTCCTGAGCAACACCGGCACAGTGGCAATGTTGCTTCCGGCGGTGGTGGCTGCGGCCTGGCGAGTCGGCAGCATGCCCTCCAGGTTCCTTATTCCGCTGGCCTTCTCCGCCAATCTGGGTGGTCTCCTGACGTTGATCGGCACGCCGCCCAACATCATCGTATCCGACACCGTGACGGCAGCCGGGTTGGAACCCTTCGGTTTTTTCGAATTCAGCTTGATCGGCATTCCGTTGCTGCTTGTCGCCCTTGGTTTCATGGTTCTACTCGGACGGCGATTGCTTCCGGAACGGCATTCGGGCGAAGCTCCTGATGATGTGATCGAGTCGGTGGGTGAACTCGCCGAATCCTATCACCTGCCAGGAAAAATGTTTCAACTGCGGGTACGCAGTAGTTCGCGAATTGTAGGGAAGACGCTGGCAGAAACGAAGCTGGGGCGCGATTACGGGGTGTCTGTTCTGCGCATCGCCCATCTTCCAGGCAGTGCCAGCGACGGCCTTGGCCCGTTGCAGCTACAACGTCGCAGAATGATTGAAAGCCTGGATCAGCTGCTCGACGACGATGGAAAAATGCCCGGCGCGGACACGGTGATTGCCCCTCAGGATCTGTTGGTTGTCAAAGGCAATCCCGAAGCTGTCGAGCGCGCTTCGATTGAATTCAACCTTGGCCTGCAGGAGTTGGAGGCCGAAGACGCCGAGCTTACCGATCTGTTGCTGTCCCATGAGGTGGGTATCGCCGAGGTGCTGGTGCCTCCCCGATCGGAGTACGTTGGGCGTACCATTGCAGGAAGCCATTTCGCCGAGAAGTTCGACGTGCAGGTCATTACCCTGCGGCAAGGTGACAGACTCATGCCT is part of the Chloroflexota bacterium genome and encodes:
- a CDS encoding SLC13 family permease — translated: MTITFIILGITLAFFVFSDLRPDLVALLSMLALFLVGVITAPQALSGFADSTVILIAALFVIGEGLARTGVTAWLGQQLIEQAGNSEVRLLVVLMLGTALLSAFLSNTGTVAMLLPAVVAAAWRVGSMPSRFLIPLAFSANLGGLLTLIGTPPNIIVSDTVTAAGLEPFGFFEFSLIGIPLLLVALGFMVLLGRRLLPERHSGEAPDDVIESVGELAESYHLPGKMFQLRVRSSSRIVGKTLAETKLGRDYGVSVLRIAHLPGSASDGLGPLQLQRRRMIESLDQLLDDDGKMPGADTVIAPQDLLVVKGNPEAVERASIEFNLGLQELEAEDAELTDLLLSHEVGIAEVLVPPRSEYVGRTIAGSHFAEKFDVQVITLRQGDRLMPRRQTALRFGDSLLVRGRWEDIERLRDERRNFVVVGRPEALARQIVEPNPQATVAVVALGVMVVLMITGLVPTVFAALIAALIMVLGGCLTMDNAYRAVNWQTVVLIAAMLPTSIALQVTGGAELIADALVNTLGAVGPHALLAGVFILTAGFSQVISNTATTVLVAPIVMQAALTLEVSPYGMLMMVAVGASAAFLTPIASPVNTLVFTPGGYSFGDFGKVGLPLMVLVLLVSLILVPMIWPA